Proteins encoded within one genomic window of Glycine soja cultivar W05 chromosome 1, ASM419377v2, whole genome shotgun sequence:
- the LOC114422071 gene encoding uncharacterized protein LOC114422071 isoform X1, with protein MMVGQLTATKPSRSDEVLDAEEQLRIANEIRAQFDALEPKRPIKPNRSEPDAVLQYPVAAASVNNIPELHKFQSLQSPSHAIISSAGFVDAQDEFVETQYYKELASIDKQHHTTGSGFIKAAREGGEGEYEIQLPNNHVNAAETQPRSYKSNPATNDWVPNSDEHQVFVSSKPNRSEST; from the exons ATGATGGTGGGACAGTTGACGGCGACGAAGCCGAGCCGGAGCGATGAGGTTTTGGATGCTGAGGAGCAACTGAGAATCGCTAATGAGATCAGAGCCCAATTCGATGCCTTGGAACCCAAGCGACCCATCAAGCCCAACAGAAGCGAACCCGACGCCGTTTTGCAATACCCCGTCGCAGCCGCTTCTGTGAACAATATACCTGAGCTTCACAAGTTTCAATCCCTTCAATCTCCCTCTCAT GCTATAATTTCATCGGCGGGGTTTGTGGATGCACAGGATGAGTTTGTGGAGACGCAGTACTATAAAGAATTGGCATCCATTGACAAACAGCATCACACG ACAGGGAGTGGGTTCATAAAGGCGGCGAGAGAAGGAGGGGAAGGTGAATATGAGATTCAGTTGCCCAATAATCATGTTAATGCTGCTGAAACCCAACCCAGGTCCTATAAAAGCAACCCTGCCACTAACGATTGGGTTCCTAACTCTGATGAACATCAG GTTTTTGTCTCCTCCAAGCCAAATAGGAGCGAGAGTACTTGA
- the LOC114422107 gene encoding metal transporter Nramp3-like: MPPQETQQPLLSEEQEETAYDSSEKVVVVGIDEHDGDLEAPPFSWRKLWLFTGPGFLMSIAFLDPGNLEGDLQSGAIAGYSLLWLLMWATAMGLLIQLLSARLGVATGRHLAELCREEYPTWARIVLWLMTEVALIGADIQEVIGSAIAIRILSNGVVPLWAGVVITAFDCFIFLFLENYGVRKLEAFFGVLIGVMALSFAWMFGEAKPNGVDVLVGILVPKLSSRTIQQAVGVVGCVIMPHNVYLHSALVQSRRVDPSKKGRVQEALNYYSIESTIALIVSFVINIFVTTVFAKGFYGTEIANSIGLVNAGQYLQEKYGGGLFPILYIWGIGLLAAGQSSTITGTYAGQFIMGGFLNLRLKKWMRALITRSFAIIPTMIVALIFDTSEESLDVLNEWLNVLQSVQIPFALVPLLCLVSKEQIMGSFRIGPVLKIISWLVAALVIVINGYLLLEFFSSEVNGAVFATVVCVLTAAYVAFVLYLISRAITYTPWQRLTRSKTVATTVN; the protein is encoded by the exons ATGCCTCCTCAAGAGACCCAACAACCTCTGTTATCGGAGGAGCAAGAAGAGACAGCCTACGATTCCTCGGAGAAGGTTGTGGTGGTCGGAATCGACGAGCACGACGGCGACTTGGAGGCGCCGCCGTTCTCATGGCGGAAGCTGTGGCTCTTCACCGGGCCCGGGTTTCTGATGAGCATCGCTTTTCTGGATCCCGGGAACCTCGAGGGGGATCTTCAGTCCGGTGCCATTGCTGGGTACTCGCTCCTGTGGCTCCTCATGTGGGCCACGGCTATGGGCCTTCTTATCCAGCTTCTATCGGCTCGGCTCGGCGTGGCTACGGGGAGACACTTAGCCGAACTCTGCAGGGAAGAGTATCCCACATGGGCTAGGATTGTTCTGTGGTTGATGACTGAGGTTGCTCTTATTGGCGCTGACATACAAGAGGTTATTGGGAGCGCTATTGCTATCAGGATTCTCAGTAACGGCGTCGTTCCGCTCTGGGCCGGGGTCGTCATTACAGCTTTTGATTG ttttatttttctctttcttgagAACTATGGTGTGAGGAAACTGGAAGCGTTTTTCGGTGTTCTTATTGGTGTAATGGCTCTCTCATTTGCTTGGATGTTTGGTGAAGCTAAGCCCAATGGTGTTGATGTTCTTGTTG GTATTTTGGTTCCTAAACTTAGCTCCAGAACTATACAACAAGCTGTTGGAGTTGTGGGTTGCGTTATTATGCCTCACAATGTGTACTTGCATTCTGCGCTTGTTCAATCAAGAAGGGTTGACCCCAGCAAGAAAGGCCGTGTTCAGGAAGCTCTTAATTACTACTCCATAGAGTCCACCATCGCCCTTATAGTGTCCTTTGTCATTAATATATTTGTCACAACTGTGTTTGCTAAGGGCTTTTATGGTACTGAAATAGCAAATAGCATTGGTCTTGTAAATGCAGGGCAGTACCTTCAGGAGAAGTATGGGGGTGGACTATTCCCAATCCTGTATATATGGGGTATTGGGTTGTTAGCAGCCGGCCAGAGTAGCACAATTACTGGTACATATGCTGGACAGTTTATCATGGGGGGTTTTCTGAATTTAAGGTTGAAAAAGTGGATGAGGGCATTGATAACACGAAGTTTTGCCATCATCCCAACCATGATAGTTGCTCTTATATTTGATACCTCAGAGGAATCATTAGATGTTCTGAATGAATGGCTTAATGTTCTCCAGTCAGTTCAAATCCCCTTTGCACTTGTTCCCTTGCTTTGCTTGGTGTCCAAAGAACAGATAATGGGCAGTTTCAGAATTGGCCCTGTCCTCAAG ATTATTTCCTGGCTTGTGGCTGCTCTGGTGATAGTGATAAATGGCTATCTATTGCTGGAATTCTTCTCTTCTGAAGTGAATGGGGCAGTGTTTGCCACTGTAGTGTGTGTATTAACAGCTGCGTATGTTGCATTTGTACTTTACCTTATTTCACGGGCCATTACCTATACACCGTGGCAAAGGTTAACCCGATCAAAGACAGTTGCTACCACAGTGAATTGA
- the LOC114422100 gene encoding probable indole-3-acetic acid-amido synthetase GH3.1: MALQFIEQVTKNTDSVQERVLSEILTQNAETEYLKRFALNGATDRDTFKSKVPVVTYEDLQPDIERIANGDRSPILCAHPISEFLTSSGTSAGERKLMPTIHEEMDRRQLLYSLLMPVMNQYVSDLDKGKALHFLFIKAEAKTPGGLMARPVLTSYYKSEQFRKRPFDPYNVLTSPNEAILCPDSFQSMYTQMLCGLIMRHEVLRVGAVFASGLLRAIRFLQLNWEQLSHDILTGTLNPKITEPSIKERMSKILKPDPELAAFIKSECSGENWERIIVRIWPNTKYLDVIVTGAMAQYIPTLDYYSGGLPKPCTMYASSECFFGLNLKPMSEPSDVSYTILPNMGYFEFLPHDDSSPITLSKDSPPRLVELADVELGKYYELIITTYAGLCRYRVGDILQVTGFHNSDPQFRFVRRKNVLLSIDSDKTDEAELQKAVENASELLKEFNTSVAEYTSFADTKSIPGHYVIYWELMMKDSSHPPTNQVLNQCCLVMEESLNSVYRQGRVADNSIGPLEIRVVKNGTFEELMDYAISRGASINQYKVPRCVSFTPIMELLDSRVLSFHFSPAAPHWTPERRR, translated from the exons ATGGCTCTTCAGTTCATCGAGCAAGTTACCAAAAACACTGACTCCGTCCAGGAGAGAGTCCTTTCCGAGATTCTCACCCAAAACGCCGAGACAGAATACCTCAAACGCTTCGCTCTCAACGGTGCCACCGACCGTGACACTTTCAAGTCCAAGGTTCCCGTCGTCACTTACGAGGATCTGCAACCTGATATTGAGCGCATTGCAAATGGTGACCGCTCTCCCATCTTGTGCGCTCACCCAATCTCCGAGTTTCTCACCAG TTCTGGAACATCTGCTGGCGAGAGAAAGTTGATGCCAACAATTCATGAAGAGATGGACCGTCGTCAGTTACTGTACAGCCTGCTCATGCCTGTGATGAACCA ATACGTGTCCGATTTGGACAAAGGCAAGGCGCTTCACTTCCTGTTCATTAAGGCAGAGGCCAAGACACCCGGCGGGTTAATGGCGCGTCCGGTGCTGACGAGCTACTACAAGAGCGAGCAATTCAGGAAAAGACCATTCGACCCTTACAACGTCCTCACAAGCCCCAACGAAGCCATCCTTTGCCCTGATTCCTTCCAGAGCATGTATACTCAGATGCTCTGTGGCCTCATCATGCGCCACGAGGTTCTCCGCGTCGGAGCCGTTTTCGCCTCTGGCCTTCTCCGAGCCATAAGGTTCCTTCAGCTCAATTGGGAACAACTTTCCCATGATATCCTCACCGGAACCCTAAACCCCAAGATCACTGAACCTTCCATCAAGGAACGCATGTCCAAGATCTTGAAACCTGACCCCGAACTCGCCGCTTTCATTAAAAGCGAATGCTCCGGAGAAAACTGGGAGCGTATAATCGTGAGGATTTGGCCCAACACAAAGTACCTTGACGTTATCGTCACGGGTGCCATGGCTCAATATATTCCCACACTCGATTACTACAGCGGTGGCCTACCTAAGCCTTGTACCATGTACGCTTCTTCTGAGTGTTTTTTCGGCCTCAACCTCAAACCCATGTCCGAACCCTCTGACGTGTCTTACACCATTTTACCCAACATGGGTTACTTCGAGTTTTTACCGCATGATGATTCCTCTCCTATTACTCTCTCCAAGGACTCACCTCCTCGCTTGGTGGAACTCGCTGACGTGGAACTTGGTAAATACTATGAACTCATTATCACCACCTATGCAGGTCTTTGCCGTTACAGGGTCGGTGACATACTCCAAGTAACCGGTTTCCACAACTCAGACCCGCAATTCCGTTTCGTGAGGCGCAAGAACGTTTTGTTGAGCATTGACTCGGACAAAACCGACGAAGCCGAACTGCAAAAGGCCGTTGAGAATGCCTCGGAGTTGCTGAAGGAGTTCAATACCAGCGTGGCGGAGTACACAAGCTTCGCTGACACGAAATCCATTCCTGGGCATTACGTGATTTACTGGGAGCTCATGATGAAGGACTCGTCTCACCCTCCAACGAACCAAGTTCTGAACCAGTGCTGCTTGGTGATGGAAGAGTCGCTGAACTCCGTCTATAGACAAGGGAGAGTTGCCGATAACTCTATTGGGCCGTTGGAGATACGAGTGGTGAAGAATGGAACGTTTGAGGAGTTGATGGACTACGCTATCTCGCGTGGTGCGTCGATAAACCAGTACAAAGTGCCAAGGTGCGTGAGCTTCACGCCCATAATGGAGCTACTTGACTCTAGGgtgctttcttttcattttagccCAGCTGCACCGCACTGGACCCCAGAACGACGTCGTTGA
- the LOC114422071 gene encoding uncharacterized protein LOC114422071 isoform X2, with translation MMVGQLTATKPSRSDEVLDAEEQLRIANEIRAQFDALEPKRPIKPNRSEPDAVLQYPVAAASVNNIPELHKFQSLQSPSHAIISSAGFVDAQDEFVETQYYKELASIDKQHHTTGSGFIKAAREGGEGEYEIQLPNNHVNAAETQPRSYKSNPATNDWVPNSDEHQF, from the exons ATGATGGTGGGACAGTTGACGGCGACGAAGCCGAGCCGGAGCGATGAGGTTTTGGATGCTGAGGAGCAACTGAGAATCGCTAATGAGATCAGAGCCCAATTCGATGCCTTGGAACCCAAGCGACCCATCAAGCCCAACAGAAGCGAACCCGACGCCGTTTTGCAATACCCCGTCGCAGCCGCTTCTGTGAACAATATACCTGAGCTTCACAAGTTTCAATCCCTTCAATCTCCCTCTCAT GCTATAATTTCATCGGCGGGGTTTGTGGATGCACAGGATGAGTTTGTGGAGACGCAGTACTATAAAGAATTGGCATCCATTGACAAACAGCATCACACG ACAGGGAGTGGGTTCATAAAGGCGGCGAGAGAAGGAGGGGAAGGTGAATATGAGATTCAGTTGCCCAATAATCATGTTAATGCTGCTGAAACCCAACCCAGGTCCTATAAAAGCAACCCTGCCACTAACGATTGGGTTCCTAACTCTGATGAACATCAG TTTTAA
- the LOC114422087 gene encoding uncharacterized protein LOC114422087 isoform X2 yields the protein MAWRCGSLSRSVLSAARTIPTRSSISPLSPSLRSHLLHSRRPLNTLPRTVGILVCTHSLMPLHSADASARLTSHISVESRACCELSQGT from the exons ATGGCGTGGCGCTGCGGATCTCTCTCTCGGTCGGTGCTCTCGGCCGCGAGAACCATTCCAACTCGTTCCTCCATTTCTCCACTCTCGCCTTCCCTTCGCTCTCATCTTCTCCACTCTCGCCGCCCCCTCAATACACTCCCTAG GACTGTGGGAATTCTCGTGTGCACGCATTCGCTGATGCCTCTGCACAGCGCTGACGCCTCCGCTCGTCTCACTTCTCACATTTCCGTCGAATCGCGCGCTTGCTGCGAATTGTCTCAGG GTACTTGA
- the LOC114422087 gene encoding uncharacterized protein LOC114422087 isoform X1, with translation MAWRCGSLSRSVLSAARTIPTRSSISPLSPSLRSHLLHSRRPLNTLPRTVGILVCTHSLMPLHSADASARLTSHISVESRACCELSQAGT, from the exons ATGGCGTGGCGCTGCGGATCTCTCTCTCGGTCGGTGCTCTCGGCCGCGAGAACCATTCCAACTCGTTCCTCCATTTCTCCACTCTCGCCTTCCCTTCGCTCTCATCTTCTCCACTCTCGCCGCCCCCTCAATACACTCCCTAG GACTGTGGGAATTCTCGTGTGCACGCATTCGCTGATGCCTCTGCACAGCGCTGACGCCTCCGCTCGTCTCACTTCTCACATTTCCGTCGAATCGCGCGCTTGCTGCGAATTGTCTCAGG CAGGTACTTGA